From Gemmatimonadales bacterium, one genomic window encodes:
- a CDS encoding acyl-CoA dehydrogenase family protein, whose protein sequence is MAPRFEGVDFYDVDSLLSEEERAVRDTVRQWVDDKLMPVINEHYLEGRFPKHLVPEMAELGFFGANLPEEYGCAGLNNVAYGLIMQELERGDSGVRSFASVQGALVMYPIYAFGSEEQKKHWLPKLASGAKIGCFGLTEPDYGSNPAGMITTARETKDGWVLNGAKMWITNGSTAQVSIIWAKTGDLNDATTIRGFIVPTDTPGFSAKDQKGKLSLRASDTSELVLENVSVPKDALLPKSGGIKSPLMCLTQARYGIAWGSVGAAMGCYAEALSYGKQRVMFKKPIAAFQLQQARLAQMLTEITKGQLLCLQLGRLKDQGTMRPQQVSLAKRNNVNMACECAREARRLLGANGILAEYSAMRHMANLESVYTYEGTHDMHTLILGEDITGIAAYE, encoded by the coding sequence ATGGCCCCGCGTTTCGAAGGTGTGGATTTCTACGACGTTGATTCGCTCCTGTCGGAAGAGGAGCGCGCCGTCCGCGACACCGTCCGGCAGTGGGTGGACGACAAGCTCATGCCGGTCATCAACGAGCACTACCTCGAAGGGAGGTTCCCGAAGCATCTCGTGCCGGAAATGGCGGAGCTGGGCTTCTTCGGCGCGAACCTCCCGGAGGAGTACGGTTGCGCGGGGCTCAACAACGTCGCGTACGGGCTCATCATGCAGGAGCTGGAGCGCGGCGACTCCGGCGTGCGCTCGTTCGCATCGGTGCAGGGCGCGCTGGTCATGTACCCGATCTACGCCTTCGGCTCTGAGGAGCAGAAGAAACACTGGCTCCCCAAGCTCGCGTCGGGCGCGAAGATCGGCTGCTTCGGGTTGACCGAGCCTGACTACGGCTCGAATCCCGCCGGCATGATCACCACCGCGAGGGAGACGAAGGACGGCTGGGTCCTGAACGGCGCCAAGATGTGGATCACGAACGGCTCCACGGCACAGGTGTCCATCATCTGGGCCAAGACGGGCGACCTCAACGACGCGACGACCATTCGCGGCTTCATCGTCCCCACGGACACACCCGGCTTCAGCGCGAAGGACCAGAAGGGGAAGCTCTCGCTCCGCGCCTCGGACACATCGGAGCTGGTGCTCGAGAACGTCTCGGTGCCGAAGGACGCGCTCCTGCCCAAGTCAGGCGGGATCAAGTCACCGCTGATGTGCCTCACGCAGGCGCGGTACGGGATCGCGTGGGGCTCGGTCGGCGCGGCGATGGGGTGCTACGCCGAGGCGCTGAGCTACGGCAAGCAGCGGGTGATGTTCAAGAAGCCCATCGCCGCGTTCCAGCTCCAGCAGGCGCGGCTGGCGCAGATGCTGACCGAGATCACCAAGGGCCAGCTCCTCTGCCTCCAGCTGGGCCGGCTCAAGGACCAGGGGACGATGCGGCCGCAGCAGGTATCGCTCGCCAAGCGCAACAACGTGAACATGGCGTGCGAGTGTGCCCGCGAGGCGCGCCGTCTGTTAGGCGCGAACGGGATCCTGGCCGAGTATTCCGCGATGCGGCACATGGCCAACCTCGAGAGCGTGTACACGTACGAGGGCACGCACGACATGCACACGCTCATCCTCGGAGAGGATATCACCGGGATCGCCGCCTACGAATAG
- a CDS encoding electron transfer flavoprotein subunit alpha/FixB family protein, whose product MGNVLAVTEQRDGALRKVSREVVWAARQLADALGGSVDAIVVGGPGVDAPGAGLGDVGADRVLVATHPTFARYAPDGYASTIASQAKAGGYAAVVVGATATGRDLAPRLAVQLDVPLATDAIALEVAGGKVRATRPVYAGKAIQQVEVDATPALVSIRPNTFTPGQSQRAGTIENIRAVADAARVVVREVKAAEQGAMDVAEAPVVVSGGRGLKGPENFFLLENLAKAFGNAAVGASRAVVDAGWRPHADQVGQTGKTVSPQLYIAVGISGAIQHLAGMRTAKVIVAINKDKDAPIFKVADYGIVGDAFEIVPKLTEAIAKMRAG is encoded by the coding sequence ATGGGGAACGTGTTGGCCGTGACCGAGCAGCGCGACGGCGCGCTGCGCAAGGTGAGCAGGGAGGTGGTGTGGGCGGCGCGTCAGCTCGCCGACGCGCTCGGCGGCTCGGTGGATGCGATCGTGGTGGGCGGGCCCGGCGTGGACGCTCCGGGCGCCGGGCTCGGAGATGTTGGCGCCGACCGCGTTCTCGTCGCGACGCACCCAACGTTCGCGCGGTACGCGCCCGATGGGTACGCGTCGACCATCGCCTCGCAGGCCAAGGCGGGCGGCTACGCCGCGGTGGTGGTCGGTGCGACTGCGACGGGTCGCGACCTGGCGCCGCGGCTGGCGGTCCAGCTCGACGTGCCGCTGGCGACCGACGCGATCGCGCTCGAGGTGGCAGGCGGCAAAGTGCGGGCGACGCGGCCGGTGTACGCCGGAAAGGCCATTCAGCAGGTCGAGGTCGACGCCACGCCGGCGCTCGTCTCCATTCGGCCCAACACCTTCACGCCCGGGCAGTCCCAGAGAGCGGGGACGATAGAGAACATCCGCGCCGTGGCGGACGCTGCGCGCGTAGTCGTGCGTGAGGTGAAGGCCGCGGAGCAGGGCGCTATGGACGTGGCGGAAGCGCCCGTCGTCGTGTCGGGAGGGCGCGGTCTCAAGGGGCCGGAGAACTTCTTCCTCCTCGAAAACCTCGCGAAGGCCTTCGGGAACGCAGCAGTCGGGGCGTCGCGCGCGGTGGTGGATGCCGGGTGGCGGCCGCACGCGGATCAAGTGGGCCAGACGGGAAAGACGGTGAGCCCGCAACTCTACATCGCGGTGGGCATCTCCGGCGCGATCCAGCACCTCGCGGGCATGAGGACGGCGAAGGTCATAGTCGCGATCAACAAGGACAAGGACGCGCCGATCTTCAAGGTCGCCGACTACGGCATCGTCGGTGACGCGTTCGAGATCGTGCCGAAGCTCACCGAAGCCATCGCCAAAATGAGGGCCGGATGA
- a CDS encoding metallophosphoesterase: MTTIVHLSDIHFGGLADVRQLEAVEAQLPDLAPTATIVSGDHSQRARAGELQRARAFFRFAAALAPVHVVPGNHDVQWWREPLGIPLLGAARYRKYRRYISEELRPTLSVDGAVICGTVSAHGLHPGSLTWNLRDLTVKGHLPGSEIDRAERAFGSAPVGTARVLVLHHNVLKGRLSRRWGLAHPQAALDGIARCGADVVCCGHDHEEGIGKIERAGRRVVVSTAGTLSTRSRGKRASSFNVVRIGPDRIRVEIHRFDAAKGRFCLAEGEDFAR; the protein is encoded by the coding sequence GTGACGACGATCGTCCACTTGTCCGACATCCACTTCGGCGGATTGGCGGACGTCAGGCAGTTGGAAGCGGTCGAGGCACAGCTCCCGGACCTCGCGCCCACCGCGACGATCGTCTCCGGCGACCACAGCCAGCGTGCGCGGGCCGGCGAGCTCCAGCGCGCCCGCGCGTTCTTCCGCTTCGCGGCCGCGCTGGCGCCGGTGCACGTCGTGCCGGGCAACCACGATGTCCAATGGTGGCGTGAACCGCTCGGGATTCCACTGCTCGGTGCGGCGCGGTATCGCAAATATCGGCGCTACATTTCCGAGGAGTTGAGGCCGACGCTGTCGGTCGATGGCGCGGTCATCTGCGGCACGGTCTCGGCGCACGGCCTGCATCCGGGCTCGCTCACCTGGAACCTGCGCGATCTCACCGTGAAGGGGCACCTGCCGGGGAGCGAGATCGACCGCGCCGAGCGGGCGTTCGGCTCGGCGCCGGTGGGGACGGCCAGAGTGTTGGTCCTCCACCACAACGTGCTGAAGGGGCGGCTGTCGCGGCGCTGGGGGCTGGCGCATCCGCAGGCGGCGCTCGACGGCATCGCGAGATGCGGCGCGGACGTGGTCTGCTGCGGCCACGATCACGAGGAAGGGATCGGCAAGATCGAACGCGCCGGCAGGCGGGTGGTCGTCTCTACGGCGGGCACGCTCTCGACCCGGTCCAGGGGGAAGCGGGCTTCGAGCTTCAACGTCGTGCGGATCGGCCCCGACCGGATCCGGGTCGAGATCCATCGCTTCGATGCCGCGAAGGGACGATTCTGTTTGGCGGAAGGAGAAGACTTTGCGCGCTAG
- a CDS encoding isocitrate/isopropylmalate family dehydrogenase translates to MRASLVTHSTLQAYSVTLIPGDGVGPEITDATLAVLDATGIDFAWDRQETGAAGAVERRGETLQIPAIESIRATRIALKGPLATPVGGGHRSVNVALRKEFDLYANLRPVKTILPFRSYDHIDLVLVRENTQGLYAGVEHFVQVGDDPRAVAESLAIVTRQGCERIVRFAFEYALHQGRSKVTLVHKANILKMVSGLFLEVGRGIASEYEGKIEFDDKIIDNAAMQLVIKPDQFDVIVTTNMFGDILSDQMAGLIGGLGLAPSANIGTKAAIFEAVHGTAPDIAGKGLANPAALILAAAMMLEHLGELDAGRQVKDAVTRTIRDDGVCTTDLGGKASTMEFAKAVAERVKG, encoded by the coding sequence ATGCGCGCTTCCCTGGTCACGCATTCGACCCTCCAGGCGTACAGCGTCACGCTGATCCCCGGCGACGGCGTCGGCCCCGAGATCACCGACGCGACCCTCGCCGTGCTCGACGCGACGGGCATCGACTTCGCCTGGGACCGGCAGGAGACGGGTGCGGCGGGCGCGGTCGAACGGCGCGGCGAGACGCTGCAGATCCCGGCGATCGAGTCGATCCGCGCGACCAGGATCGCGCTCAAGGGGCCGCTGGCAACGCCGGTGGGCGGCGGCCACCGCTCGGTGAACGTGGCGCTCCGGAAGGAGTTCGACCTCTACGCCAACCTGCGGCCGGTCAAGACCATCCTACCGTTCCGCTCCTACGACCACATCGATCTGGTGCTGGTGCGCGAGAACACGCAGGGGCTCTACGCCGGCGTAGAGCACTTCGTCCAGGTGGGCGACGATCCCAGGGCCGTGGCCGAGTCGCTGGCGATCGTGACGAGGCAGGGGTGCGAGCGGATCGTGCGGTTCGCCTTCGAGTACGCGCTGCACCAGGGGCGCAGCAAGGTCACGCTCGTCCACAAGGCGAACATCCTCAAGATGGTGAGCGGGCTGTTCCTCGAGGTGGGACGGGGGATCGCGAGTGAGTACGAGGGCAAGATCGAGTTCGACGACAAGATCATCGACAACGCGGCCATGCAGCTGGTGATCAAGCCCGATCAGTTCGACGTCATCGTGACGACCAACATGTTCGGCGACATCCTGTCGGACCAGATGGCGGGCCTGATCGGCGGCCTCGGCCTGGCGCCGAGCGCGAACATCGGGACCAAGGCGGCGATCTTCGAGGCAGTGCACGGGACGGCGCCGGACATCGCCGGCAAGGGGCTGGCCAACCCGGCGGCGCTGATCCTCGCCGCCGCCATGATGCTCGAGCACCTCGGCGAGCTGGACGCGGGGCGGCAGGTGAAGGACGCCGTGACTCGGACCATCCGGGACGATGGGGTGTGTACGACGGACCTGGGCGGGAAGGCGAGCACGATGGAGTTCGCGAAGGCGGTCGCGGAAAGGGTGAAGGGTTGA
- a CDS encoding SprT-like domain-containing protein, protein MRARLGVRWRTSDQETGRDPAHAPTRGARPPIRITLPEEVLLARRLEALGLKDLRSVRVTDNRSVMVSLSPRRVLSIHRGYAQAPDRVLKAVVRFLKPGTRRETRRAAEHEILSFKAEEHVAGPPRRRWSVDRARPGDLEKLVRLRHLFADCNARHFGGTLPELPIRISGRMSTRLGQLGLRHGTGRPYELTISRRHIDRHGWEEAAHTLLHEMVHLWQHENGIEVDHGPLFRRKASEVGVVPSARRRVRAPQGRASVARTD, encoded by the coding sequence TTGCGCGCTAGGCTCGGAGTGCGTTGGCGTACCAGCGACCAGGAAACGGGCCGCGATCCGGCCCATGCTCCGACCCGCGGCGCGCGGCCGCCGATCAGGATCACGCTTCCGGAAGAGGTCCTGCTCGCCAGGAGGCTCGAGGCGCTCGGGCTCAAGGACTTGCGGAGCGTGCGCGTCACCGACAACCGCAGCGTGATGGTGAGCCTCTCGCCCAGGCGGGTGCTGAGCATCCACCGCGGCTACGCGCAGGCGCCGGACCGGGTGCTCAAGGCCGTGGTCCGGTTCCTGAAGCCGGGCACCCGCCGAGAGACGCGCCGAGCCGCCGAGCACGAGATCCTCTCGTTCAAGGCGGAGGAGCACGTTGCTGGGCCGCCGCGCCGGCGGTGGTCGGTGGACCGGGCACGCCCGGGTGATCTCGAGAAGCTGGTGCGACTGCGGCACCTCTTCGCCGACTGCAACGCGCGGCATTTCGGCGGGACGCTCCCCGAGCTGCCAATTCGGATCTCCGGACGGATGAGCACCCGCCTCGGCCAGCTCGGCCTGCGCCACGGCACCGGCCGTCCCTACGAGCTGACGATCAGCCGCCGGCACATCGACCGGCACGGGTGGGAGGAAGCGGCGCACACGCTCCTCCACGAGATGGTGCACCTCTGGCAACACGAGAACGGAATCGAAGTGGACCACGGGCCGCTGTTCCGGCGCAAGGCGAGCGAAGTGGGCGTGGTCCCTTCCGCGCGCCGGCGGGTGCGCGCGCCCCAAGGCCGCGCCAGCGTGGCGCGAACGGACTGA
- a CDS encoding electron transfer flavoprotein subunit beta/FixA family protein yields MKIAVCIKRVPDTEARIKIGADGVSIDEAGVKFVLNPYDEYGVEEALQRKEKAGAGEVVVVSLGPDAAQETMRTALAMGADRGILLKADTIPADGLAVAKAIAAELKDGGYDLILFGKMAVDDYNHQVGSMVAELLGLPCVTTVAHLELEGGKGVAEREIEGGVEVVEFALPAVLTCEKGLNTPRYPALKGIMAAKKKPVEVKPAAFGAARLKATGLTLPADRKEGRIVGEGPDAVPELVRLLQTEAKVL; encoded by the coding sequence GTGAAGATCGCCGTTTGCATCAAGCGCGTCCCCGACACCGAGGCCCGCATCAAGATCGGCGCCGACGGGGTCTCGATCGACGAGGCGGGCGTCAAGTTCGTGCTCAACCCGTACGATGAGTACGGCGTCGAAGAGGCGCTGCAGCGCAAGGAGAAGGCCGGCGCCGGCGAGGTCGTAGTGGTCAGCCTCGGCCCCGACGCCGCGCAGGAAACGATGCGCACCGCGCTCGCGATGGGTGCGGACCGGGGTATCCTCCTCAAGGCCGACACGATTCCCGCGGACGGCCTCGCGGTGGCCAAGGCCATCGCCGCCGAACTCAAGGACGGCGGCTACGACCTCATCCTGTTCGGCAAGATGGCGGTGGACGACTACAACCATCAGGTGGGCTCGATGGTGGCCGAGCTGCTCGGGCTGCCGTGCGTGACGACGGTGGCGCACCTCGAGCTCGAGGGCGGCAAAGGCGTGGCCGAGCGGGAGATCGAGGGCGGAGTCGAGGTGGTCGAGTTCGCGCTCCCCGCCGTGCTCACCTGCGAGAAGGGCCTCAACACGCCGCGGTACCCGGCGCTCAAGGGGATCATGGCGGCGAAGAAGAAGCCGGTCGAGGTGAAGCCCGCGGCCTTCGGCGCGGCGAGGCTCAAGGCGACGGGACTCACCCTTCCCGCCGATCGCAAGGAAGGCCGGATCGTCGGCGAGGGGCCGGACGCGGTCCCGGAGCTGGTCCGTCTCCTCCAGACCGAAGCGAAGGTGCTGTGA